One Sphingobacteruim zhuxiongii DNA window includes the following coding sequences:
- a CDS encoding anaerobic ribonucleoside-triphosphate reductase activating protein, protein MVKPLFDITAFSLLDYPNKAACIFWFVGCNMRCQYCYNPDIVFGKGKIAIAEAERFLQARRGLLQAVVMSGGECSIHRDLLTLARIAKDLGYLVKIDTNGASPKNLQMLINEGLVDYVALDFKTLAPNFQEVTGVSTFASFETSFAILQSADIPFEVRTTVHSELLKKDDILQMIDFLVQKEYKGTYYLQLALNDVKTLVELPRSEYTSSNLAFESTAIPVVVRA, encoded by the coding sequence ATGGTAAAGCCGCTGTTTGATATCACAGCCTTTAGTTTACTAGATTATCCAAACAAAGCAGCCTGCATCTTTTGGTTTGTGGGCTGCAATATGCGTTGTCAGTATTGTTATAATCCTGATATTGTTTTTGGCAAAGGGAAAATCGCTATTGCGGAAGCCGAACGCTTTCTGCAAGCTCGTCGTGGACTATTGCAAGCGGTCGTTATGAGTGGCGGCGAATGTAGTATACATCGAGATCTACTCACCTTAGCTAGGATAGCCAAAGATTTGGGGTATCTCGTGAAGATCGATACCAATGGGGCGAGTCCAAAAAACTTGCAAATGCTAATAAATGAAGGTCTCGTTGACTATGTTGCCTTAGACTTCAAAACTTTAGCGCCAAATTTTCAGGAAGTAACAGGTGTGTCAACTTTTGCTTCGTTTGAGACGTCCTTCGCAATTCTGCAATCTGCCGATATCCCTTTCGAAGTGCGAACGACTGTACATTCTGAATTACTCAAGAAGGACGATATTCTGCAAATGATCGATTTTCTTGTTCAAAAAGAATACAAAGGCACCTATTATTTACAACTTGCGTTAAACGATGTGAAAACGCTCGTCGAACTCCCACGTTCGGAATACACCAGCTCCAATCTTGCATTCGAATCCACAGCGATTCCTGTCGTTGTGCGAGCTTAG
- the nrdD gene encoding anaerobic ribonucleoside-triphosphate reductase, whose product MKTMNDDRTQVLQQHQQERSKCLVYTRVMGYHRPVESFNIGKQGEHKERTLFCEQHGKAAV is encoded by the coding sequence ATGAAAACTATGAATGATGACAGAACGCAGGTGTTGCAGCAACATCAGCAAGAACGTAGTAAATGTTTAGTGTATACGCGGGTTATGGGATATCATCGCCCCGTAGAAAGCTTTAACATTGGTAAACAAGGCGAGCACAAGGAGCGTACTTTATTCTGTGAACAACATGGTAAAGCCGCTGTTTGA
- a CDS encoding ribonucleoside triphosphate reductase yields the protein MKDVIKRDGSLEKFQSFKIEDAIKKAFQSVSIPYDESIMETVLGEINPSNLVDVEDIQDTIEKKLYVGGYFQVMRSFMLFRHTRKLQREHIDRFVDSSTYVDSSHAVEEYIYQNDWRIQANANNSFSNAGLVNNTAGKIIANYWLDKVYNRVEGHAHRNADIHIHDLDCLTGYCAGWSLRVLLDEGFNGVRGRVDSRPPSHFREALGQMANFLGILQSEWAGAQAFSSFDTYLAPYVFKDRLSQLDVKKAIRSFVYNLNVPARWGQSPFTNITLDWIVPQDLQDQIPTKAGLHLFRDFNNEELQNLAVERGVKQLEDLTYKHFQKEMNMINKAYYEVMTEGDANGQPFTFPIPTVNITEDFDWTGENVDILFENTAKIGSSYFQNFIGSQYILNDAGERVENPEAYKPNAVRSMCCRLQLDLRELLKRGNGLFGSAEMTGSIGVVTINMARLGYLYRGKPEQLYKRIDELMEIAKSTLEKKRKFVQEMYDNGLYPYTKRYLPHFRNHFSTIGVNGMNEMIRNYTEDQENIVTTWGKDFASQVLDYIRDRLREYQEETGNLYNLEATPAEGTTYRFAKEDKKRFEDILQAGQHPQIYYTNSSQLPADQTEDPFEALLLQDELQCKYTGGTVLHLYMRERISTSEACKEFVKTVLTNFKLPYITVTPVFSICPKHGYLNGQHEYCPQCDEEIINKHKLNISHENYE from the coding sequence ATGAAAGATGTGATTAAACGAGACGGCTCATTAGAGAAATTCCAATCCTTCAAAATCGAAGATGCTATTAAAAAGGCATTCCAAAGTGTATCCATTCCATATGACGAATCCATCATGGAAACGGTACTTGGCGAAATAAACCCATCTAACTTGGTTGATGTCGAAGATATACAGGATACCATTGAAAAGAAACTGTATGTGGGCGGCTATTTTCAAGTGATGCGTTCCTTTATGCTCTTTCGACATACGCGAAAACTACAACGTGAGCATATAGATCGCTTTGTTGATTCCAGTACCTATGTCGATAGTAGCCATGCCGTCGAGGAGTACATTTACCAGAACGACTGGCGTATTCAGGCGAATGCGAATAATTCTTTTTCGAATGCGGGACTAGTAAACAATACCGCGGGGAAGATTATTGCAAATTATTGGCTAGACAAAGTCTATAACCGGGTGGAAGGACATGCGCACCGGAATGCTGATATTCATATACACGATCTAGATTGTTTAACGGGTTACTGTGCCGGTTGGAGTCTACGTGTTTTACTAGATGAAGGATTTAATGGCGTACGTGGTCGGGTAGATAGCCGCCCGCCATCGCATTTTCGAGAAGCTTTAGGTCAGATGGCGAATTTCCTGGGGATACTCCAAAGTGAGTGGGCCGGCGCTCAAGCATTTAGTTCTTTTGATACCTACTTAGCACCCTATGTGTTTAAAGATCGATTAAGCCAGTTGGATGTTAAAAAAGCAATCCGAAGTTTTGTTTATAATCTAAACGTTCCGGCAAGATGGGGACAGTCGCCTTTTACCAATATAACGTTAGACTGGATTGTGCCCCAAGATTTACAAGACCAGATTCCGACAAAAGCAGGACTTCATCTTTTTAGAGATTTCAATAATGAGGAATTGCAGAATTTAGCCGTTGAACGCGGCGTAAAACAATTGGAAGATTTAACCTATAAGCATTTCCAAAAGGAAATGAATATGATAAATAAGGCCTATTACGAGGTGATGACCGAAGGCGACGCCAATGGTCAGCCCTTCACTTTTCCGATACCGACAGTGAATATCACGGAGGATTTTGATTGGACTGGTGAAAACGTGGATATCCTTTTTGAAAATACCGCAAAAATAGGATCTTCTTACTTCCAAAATTTTATTGGCAGTCAATATATCCTGAATGATGCTGGTGAACGCGTTGAAAATCCAGAAGCTTATAAACCTAATGCTGTGCGCAGTATGTGTTGTCGATTGCAATTAGACCTTCGAGAATTATTGAAAAGAGGAAATGGTTTATTTGGTAGTGCAGAAATGACGGGAAGTATTGGTGTCGTAACGATCAACATGGCGCGTTTAGGTTATTTGTATCGGGGAAAACCGGAACAATTATATAAACGTATTGATGAGTTAATGGAAATCGCAAAATCCACCTTGGAAAAGAAACGAAAGTTCGTACAAGAGATGTACGACAATGGACTATATCCATACACTAAACGGTATTTACCACATTTCAGGAATCATTTCTCAACGATTGGTGTCAATGGAATGAATGAAATGATTCGTAACTATACTGAAGATCAAGAAAATATCGTCACAACTTGGGGGAAGGACTTTGCTAGTCAAGTCTTAGATTATATTCGCGACAGACTTCGCGAGTACCAGGAAGAGACTGGTAATCTTTATAATTTGGAAGCAACACCTGCTGAAGGGACGACTTACAGATTTGCTAAAGAAGATAAGAAACGTTTCGAGGATATCCTACAAGCAGGACAGCACCCTCAAATATATTACACCAATAGTTCTCAACTTCCGGCAGACCAAACGGAAGATCCATTTGAAGCCCTATTATTGCAGGATGAGCTACAATGTAAATATACTGGCGGTACAGTGCTCCACTTGTATATGCGCGAAAGGATAAGTACGTCAGAAGCCTGTAAGGAATTTGTGAAAACGGTATTGACTAATTTCAAATTACCTTATATCACAGTAACTCCAGTATTTAGTATTTGTCCGAAACATGGATACCTCAACGGACAGCATGAGTATTGCCCTCAATGTGACGAAGAGATCATTAATAAACATAAATTAAATATTTCACATGAAAACTATGAATGA
- a CDS encoding TonB-dependent receptor produces MKAVRYFIAIGACVISLNVFSQHHAVQDTLKHVHIEEVLVTSQVGINKQLEREQRASKQANIDQLLDRISGIQMIRRGAYAWEPTIRSLNAAQISLSIDGMTIFGACTDRMDPISSYIEPSNLQQINVNLEPSFQNYGAGIAGGINFKLSTPELTPQPKISGMLGTGFETNAEAIQTLASLQYSTDRFGILVNGIFRKAQEYRAANLEKIQHSQFQKWNGSIGFRYKINDRNELSAQYLADYGQNIGYPALTMDVAYANANIASISHLYKLGKTATQIKSKIYFNHIDHAMDDTKRPAESVAMHMDMPGLSWTAGFYSETAVQSGIHAWQARVSGYVNRLTANMIMYPKQGSPMFMYTIPDAQRSNFSIDLSDKLAISEKWGLDLLGNYSFAQSSLYSAEGRTQLSGMKEGNLDRGNHLSNISVMGHFHPSAQWHWMAKVGFATRSASLQEYYGFYLFNRLDNYDYLGNVDLASEKSLQASLGTSYQLAWLRLEATAYNYFFKDYIAGAISNQFQAMTIGASGVKQYANLPSANLIGAEFAIRLKPLEQLEWISTFAYTEGKDNQNNALPLIAPFTNNNSLLWQHKGWAAQVDFAYYAEQNKVSTTIYGDTKTPSATLLNAGLRKTFQLRKQRLTSNIRIENIFDRHYYRHQDIMKIARPGRNFVAQINLSF; encoded by the coding sequence ATGAAAGCGGTACGATATTTCATTGCAATAGGAGCATGCGTAATAAGTTTAAATGTTTTTAGTCAGCATCATGCTGTTCAAGATACATTGAAACATGTTCATATTGAAGAAGTCCTTGTGACCAGTCAAGTTGGGATAAATAAACAACTTGAACGTGAACAAAGAGCATCGAAGCAAGCCAATATCGATCAGCTTTTAGATAGAATATCTGGAATACAAATGATTCGAAGAGGGGCCTACGCTTGGGAACCTACCATACGAAGTTTAAATGCTGCGCAAATCAGTCTGAGCATTGATGGAATGACTATTTTCGGCGCATGTACTGACCGCATGGATCCCATCAGTTCGTATATTGAGCCTAGCAACCTGCAACAGATCAATGTCAATTTGGAGCCCTCTTTCCAGAATTATGGAGCGGGGATAGCGGGGGGGATAAATTTTAAGCTATCGACACCGGAACTGACGCCTCAACCCAAAATATCTGGAATGCTCGGTACAGGTTTTGAAACCAATGCTGAAGCGATTCAAACCTTAGCGTCCCTGCAGTATAGCACGGATCGTTTTGGAATTTTAGTGAACGGAATATTTAGAAAAGCACAAGAATATCGTGCTGCAAATTTGGAAAAAATTCAACACTCTCAATTTCAAAAATGGAATGGATCAATCGGATTTCGATATAAAATAAACGATAGAAACGAACTGTCGGCACAGTATCTTGCCGATTATGGACAAAACATAGGGTATCCTGCGCTTACCATGGACGTTGCCTATGCGAATGCAAATATCGCATCGATAAGTCATCTCTATAAACTAGGCAAAACGGCGACTCAAATAAAATCTAAAATTTATTTTAATCATATCGATCATGCTATGGACGATACGAAGCGTCCCGCAGAATCGGTCGCTATGCATATGGATATGCCTGGGTTGTCTTGGACTGCTGGGTTTTATAGCGAAACCGCTGTACAGAGTGGTATACATGCTTGGCAAGCTCGTGTTAGTGGATATGTCAATCGCTTAACAGCAAATATGATCATGTATCCAAAGCAGGGGAGTCCAATGTTTATGTATACTATTCCTGATGCGCAACGTAGCAATTTCAGCATCGATCTTTCGGACAAGCTTGCAATTTCAGAAAAATGGGGACTTGACCTTCTAGGAAATTATAGTTTCGCGCAATCGAGTCTGTATAGCGCCGAAGGAAGAACTCAACTATCGGGTATGAAGGAAGGAAACCTAGATCGCGGAAATCACCTTTCAAATATCAGCGTCATGGGACATTTTCATCCCAGCGCACAATGGCATTGGATGGCAAAAGTAGGTTTTGCAACACGGAGCGCCAGTCTGCAAGAATATTATGGCTTTTATTTATTCAATCGACTCGATAACTACGATTACTTAGGAAATGTAGATCTAGCATCGGAAAAATCGCTTCAAGCCTCCTTGGGGACGAGTTATCAATTAGCATGGTTGAGATTAGAAGCTACAGCTTATAATTACTTCTTCAAAGACTATATTGCTGGAGCAATAAGTAATCAATTCCAGGCGATGACCATTGGTGCGTCCGGCGTAAAACAATATGCAAATCTCCCTTCTGCAAATCTTATAGGTGCTGAATTTGCAATACGATTAAAACCGCTTGAACAATTAGAGTGGATCAGCACCTTTGCTTATACGGAAGGAAAGGATAATCAAAACAATGCCTTGCCATTGATTGCTCCATTTACAAACAACAACAGCCTACTATGGCAGCATAAAGGCTGGGCAGCTCAAGTTGACTTCGCTTATTATGCAGAACAAAATAAAGTGAGTACAACAATTTACGGAGACACAAAAACACCATCCGCAACGCTATTAAACGCAGGACTCCGGAAAACATTCCAACTGAGAAAGCAACGACTAACCAGTAATATTCGAATTGAAAATATCTTTGATCGTCATTACTATAGACATCAAGATATCATGAAGATTGCAAGACCAGGAAGGAACTTTGTCGCACAGATTAACCTTTCTTTTTAA
- a CDS encoding FixH family protein codes for MKKLSYLLILSLSIILLGSCSKDDAVIEPENNKILIAKATLSDKGEISILGDKELSIGYQKVYIQFKKNGQLQSSGNLSFSPIMDMGTMTHGAPSSVLKYTATTKSFEAYVVFTMSSGESGSWALKFQVNGEEVSVPVVVKAAATGNVPVKTVTASNGKRYVLALVQPTAPKTGMNELEVMVFLRETMFSFPEQNGLTFDFNPQMTSMNHGSPNNEAPVGLGNGRYKGKVNFTMTGDWRLFFNLKEGNTELAKDVFLDILF; via the coding sequence ATGAAAAAGTTAAGCTATTTACTGATCCTAAGTTTAAGTATAATATTGCTAGGTTCTTGTTCTAAAGATGATGCAGTTATTGAACCTGAAAATAATAAAATCCTGATTGCAAAAGCTACTTTGAGCGATAAAGGAGAGATCAGCATTCTTGGAGATAAGGAGCTGAGTATTGGATACCAAAAGGTCTATATTCAGTTTAAGAAAAACGGTCAATTGCAGAGTTCAGGGAATCTAAGTTTTTCACCAATTATGGATATGGGTACGATGACCCATGGCGCACCATCAAGTGTGCTAAAATATACTGCAACAACAAAATCATTTGAGGCCTATGTAGTCTTTACAATGTCCTCGGGAGAGTCTGGTTCTTGGGCTTTGAAGTTTCAAGTCAATGGAGAGGAAGTTAGTGTACCTGTAGTGGTTAAAGCGGCGGCAACCGGAAATGTGCCAGTAAAAACGGTAACCGCATCCAATGGCAAACGTTATGTGCTTGCTTTGGTACAACCAACAGCTCCTAAAACTGGAATGAACGAGCTTGAAGTCATGGTATTTCTTCGCGAAACTATGTTTTCATTTCCGGAACAAAATGGGTTAACATTTGATTTTAATCCGCAAATGACTTCGATGAACCATGGCTCTCCTAATAATGAGGCACCGGTAGGCTTGGGGAATGGTCGCTATAAAGGGAAAGTGAATTTCACGATGACTGGCGACTGGCGTTTGTTCTTCAACTTGAAAGAAGGAAATACTGAACTAGCCAAAGATGTCTTTCTCGACATATTATTCTAA
- a CDS encoding ABC transporter permease subunit — protein sequence MNKIIRYVFVDLLRNKTILFYTLLLLGLSVSVYSMEDNYEKGLVSLLNIVLFVVPLVSIVFTSIYLYNSAEFINLLVSQPLKRSHIWLSIFVGLAGALCLSFFVGVGIPTFIYAFTISGITLIGCGLLLCLIFVSIAMWTSVLIRDKSKGIGLAILLWLYFGLLFDALVLFMLFQFSDYPIENLMVALSMLNPIDISRILILLELDLSAMMGYTGAIFRDFFGTILGMGITLFIMLLWCIIPLWLSLRYFKKKDL from the coding sequence ATGAATAAAATTATACGATACGTTTTTGTTGACCTCTTGAGAAATAAGACTATTCTGTTCTATACGCTACTATTGCTTGGTCTTTCCGTTAGTGTATACAGCATGGAGGATAATTACGAAAAAGGCTTAGTGAGCTTATTGAATATTGTGTTGTTTGTCGTTCCATTAGTCAGCATTGTTTTTACGAGTATATACTTATACAATAGTGCAGAGTTTATCAATTTACTCGTCAGTCAACCCTTGAAACGATCACATATTTGGCTGAGCATATTTGTCGGATTAGCCGGAGCCTTATGCTTATCATTTTTTGTTGGTGTTGGTATTCCGACCTTCATCTATGCATTTACAATTTCCGGAATAACCTTAATTGGTTGCGGACTCTTATTATGCCTAATCTTTGTGTCGATCGCTATGTGGACCTCCGTATTAATTCGTGATAAGTCTAAAGGAATTGGACTCGCTATTTTACTATGGTTGTATTTCGGATTACTGTTCGATGCCTTAGTCTTGTTTATGTTATTCCAATTCTCAGACTATCCAATTGAGAACCTAATGGTCGCATTATCCATGTTGAATCCGATCGATATCAGCAGAATATTAATCTTGTTGGAACTTGATCTATCAGCGATGATGGGCTATACGGGAGCGATATTTAGGGATTTCTTCGGAACAATATTAGGTATGGGAATCACATTATTTATCATGTTACTATGGTGTATTATTCCATTATGGCTATCCCTAAGATATTTTAAGAAAAAAGATTTATAA
- a CDS encoding ABC transporter ATP-binding protein, translating into MINIQHISKEFGKLKALNDINVTLEGGECIALIGPNGSGKTTLIKTILGMVVPSAGQILFDGQSIEQKWIYRNEIGYMPQIGQYPENMTIAQVLDMMKDIRKMPENKLDLELYHAFNLPALLSKRMGTLSGGTRQKVSACLAFMFSPKALILDEPTAGLDPLSTEILKDKIQREKEKNKLIIISSHVLSDLDDMVSQIVYLQDGKLIFHKTLQQLKEDTGTQKLSKAIAHVMSLPNQPNEGAVHE; encoded by the coding sequence ATGATTAATATTCAACATATCAGCAAGGAATTTGGGAAGCTCAAAGCATTAAATGATATCAACGTAACGTTGGAGGGCGGTGAATGCATAGCGTTAATTGGTCCAAATGGAAGTGGGAAGACTACCCTGATCAAAACAATATTAGGTATGGTGGTTCCAAGTGCTGGTCAAATTTTATTTGATGGGCAGAGCATCGAGCAAAAATGGATTTATCGAAATGAGATTGGTTATATGCCACAAATAGGGCAATATCCCGAAAATATGACCATCGCTCAGGTATTGGATATGATGAAAGATATCCGCAAAATGCCAGAGAATAAATTGGATTTAGAGCTATATCATGCGTTTAATCTACCAGCATTGCTCAGTAAACGTATGGGTACGCTATCCGGAGGAACAAGACAGAAAGTAAGTGCTTGTTTAGCCTTTATGTTCTCACCAAAAGCCCTAATTCTGGATGAACCAACGGCAGGACTGGATCCACTCTCAACGGAGATTTTGAAAGATAAAATTCAGCGAGAAAAAGAAAAAAACAAACTAATCATTATTAGTTCACATGTACTCAGCGATTTGGATGATATGGTTTCTCAAATTGTCTATCTACAAGATGGTAAGTTAATCTTCCATAAAACATTACAACAGCTGAAAGAAGATACAGGAACGCAAAAACTATCTAAAGCGATAGCGCATGTAATGTCATTGCCAAACCAACCTAACGAAGGAGCTGTTCATGAATAA
- a CDS encoding nitrous oxide reductase family maturation protein NosD, translated as MKKLTLNIFSTMFVYFMVAGCAQAATIEIGPGKHAKTIKAGIAAAKAGDTVLVHAGVYREGNIIIDKPLTLLGEGNPTLDGQKKFEPLSIKSHAVVIQGFTVKGSGHSSLDDIAGIKIYNTYDVKVLDNILDDNFFGVYSQNCRRLEIRGNKIRAYGKAEQLIGNGIHAWKSDSLTIVGNEIVGHRDGIYLEFVTHTHALKNLSQNNLRYGLHFMFSHDNSYVENTFRSNGAGVAVMYTKNVHMENNKFEENWGDAAYGLLLKDISDSQIINNQFDRNTTGIFMEGSNRIHLEKNNFKDNGWAIKVQASCMDNRFKDNNFLQNTFDVATNGSLSLNYFEQNYWDKYEGYDLDNDGIGDIPFRPVSLFSMLVERYPSAMLLFRSFMVALFDRTEKLLPSLTPEGLKDEKPRMKSMKV; from the coding sequence ATGAAAAAGTTAACCTTAAATATATTTAGTACCATGTTTGTTTATTTTATGGTAGCGGGATGTGCTCAGGCCGCTACCATTGAAATAGGCCCAGGTAAGCATGCAAAGACCATTAAAGCCGGAATTGCAGCAGCAAAAGCTGGTGATACTGTATTAGTACATGCAGGCGTATATAGAGAAGGTAATATAATTATCGATAAACCTTTAACGCTTTTAGGAGAAGGTAATCCGACACTAGATGGGCAGAAGAAATTTGAACCACTTTCTATTAAATCACATGCTGTCGTAATCCAAGGATTTACTGTAAAAGGGTCTGGACATTCTTCCTTGGATGATATTGCTGGTATTAAGATCTACAATACCTATGACGTCAAAGTCCTAGATAATATACTGGACGATAATTTCTTTGGGGTTTACTCACAAAACTGTAGACGTTTAGAAATACGAGGAAATAAAATCCGCGCCTATGGAAAGGCGGAACAACTTATTGGGAATGGAATACATGCTTGGAAGTCGGATAGTTTGACGATAGTGGGGAATGAGATTGTCGGACACCGAGATGGTATATACCTGGAATTTGTAACACATACCCACGCACTTAAGAATTTATCACAAAATAACTTACGCTACGGTCTACATTTCATGTTTTCCCATGACAATAGTTACGTAGAAAATACATTCCGTTCCAATGGAGCAGGAGTAGCCGTTATGTATACCAAAAATGTACATATGGAGAATAATAAATTTGAAGAAAATTGGGGAGATGCTGCTTATGGCTTACTCCTAAAAGATATATCCGATAGCCAAATCATCAATAATCAGTTTGATAGAAATACAACTGGTATTTTTATGGAAGGATCCAATCGGATTCATTTAGAAAAAAATAATTTCAAGGACAACGGCTGGGCTATTAAGGTGCAAGCAAGCTGTATGGATAATAGATTTAAGGATAATAATTTCTTGCAGAATACCTTCGATGTTGCGACCAACGGATCCTTATCGCTTAACTATTTCGAACAAAATTACTGGGATAAGTACGAAGGATATGACCTCGACAACGATGGAATAGGAGATATCCCTTTTCGTCCGGTAAGTCTGTTCTCTATGTTGGTCGAGCGTTACCCATCAGCAATGCTACTCTTCAGAAGCTTTATGGTTGCCCTTTTTGATCGCACCGAAAAATTACTACCTAGTTTAACCCCCGAGGGACTTAAAGATGAAAAGCCTCGAATGAAATCGATGAAAGTATGA
- a CDS encoding nitrous oxide reductase accessory protein NosL — MMKSAKIVWLSLCSLMLLMIGFQACQGNNGPKPIKYGVDQCAYCKMTVSDPRFGTQLLTKKGRAYNFDDVQCMVAFVKESRVKKEDVAAFFLPDYISNKLMPAEKMFYLKSEKLKSPMRGDIAAFSSVEDLEKTKATVGGTNMKWEDLW, encoded by the coding sequence ATGATGAAAAGCGCTAAAATAGTATGGCTAAGCCTGTGTAGCCTGATGCTACTAATGATTGGATTTCAAGCCTGTCAGGGAAACAATGGTCCAAAGCCAATTAAATATGGAGTAGATCAATGTGCCTATTGTAAGATGACCGTTAGCGATCCACGATTCGGTACGCAGCTGCTAACAAAAAAAGGTAGAGCTTATAATTTTGACGATGTTCAATGTATGGTTGCTTTCGTTAAAGAAAGTAGGGTAAAAAAGGAAGATGTTGCGGCATTTTTCTTACCAGATTACATCAGCAATAAATTGATGCCGGCAGAGAAAATGTTCTATTTAAAAAGTGAAAAACTGAAAAGTCCAATGCGCGGCGATATCGCGGCCTTCAGTTCTGTCGAGGACTTAGAAAAAACCAAAGCAACAGTAGGTGGAACGAACATGAAGTGGGAAGATTTGTGGTAA